GCCGCAGATATACAGCGTCGATCTGAACAACAATGTGTATCTGGTGCAGGATCTCGGATTGTTCACCCTCTATGAGCATATGGCGCCAATTCGGGACAAACAGGGCTTTAACGAAGAAATCGTCACCCTGTATGAAAAGGCGCTTTCCTGGTTGCCTCGGTTTCAAATCGAAGCGGGAAAAACGCTGAACTACTCGTATTGTTACCAGCATGCGGTCTTCGGCCGCGAATCGATGAGCTGGGATCTGCAGTATTTCCAACATCGATTTTTATCCCTGTTCTATAAAAATCCCATTGATCGGGACAAACTTCAGGCCGAGTTTCAGACCCTGGTGGATCACCTGCTGGAAGAACCGCCGATATTTTTTCTTTATCGCGATTTCCAATCGCGCAACATTATGGTCTTGGAAAACGAGACCTATTTTATCGATTACCAATCCGGCCGCCGCGGGGCGCTGCAGTATGACGTCGCTTCACTGCTCTATGACGCCAAAGCGGATTTACCCGAGGATCTACGCGACCATTTGATCCGCTGTTACCTGCAGGCTGCCCGCTCCCTGCTGCCGATCGATCGTGACCGCTTCATGCACTACTTTTACAGCTTTGTGCTGATCAGAGTGCTTCAGGCGTTCGGCGCCTACGGTTATCTGGCAGGCGTTCGCGGTAAAAAAGGCTTTTTGAAAAGCGTTCCCTATGCCTTGAAAAACGTGAAGGTGTTGCTGGAAAAAGCCTGGATTTTGCAAAAGCTACCGCTCTTACAGTCAATCCTGAATCATCTGGTTCAGGATACTTCGTTGCATCAGTTTTAATGATCGCTGGCAACGGTTCCACTCAGCAGGCGAAAGAGAAAAAGATATGATGCAGGCAGACGATTCAGCCACTCCTCTGATTACAGTTACCAGTTTTGGATTCCATGTATCTGGGATCCCCGAGGATTCCACCGGACACGGCGGAGGTTTCATCTTTGATTGCCGGGGTTTGCCCAATCCGGGCCGGGACCTGCGCTATGCAAAACAAACCGGACTCGACGAGTCTGTCGCTGAATTTTTACGCGCTTTTCCGGAGGTAGATCAATTTATCGAGCATGCTTGCGCACTGATCGTTCTAACCGCGTCAAACTTTAAGCAGCGCCGATTCACGCATCTATCGGTCGGCTTTGGTTGCACTGGGGGACAGCACCGTTCGGTCTATTGCGCTGAACGCGCTGCAGAAAAACTGAGAAACGCCGGGTTCAGCGTCAAGATCATTCACCTGGATAAGCCCCATTTCTTATGAAAGCCATGATACTGGCTGCCGGCTATGGGAGCCGTCTGCGGCCGCTCACGAACACTTGTCCTAAAGCCCTGCTGACCGTGTCCGGCCGGCCGTTGCTCTCCATCGTTCTGGATAGACTGGTAGGAGCCGGCTGCACTGAGGTGGTGATCAACGTCCATCACCTCGCTCGGCCCATCATCGCGTTTCTCCGGCAGAGGACATGGCCGAACCTTAAAATCATGATCTCTGTAGAAGAGCAGTTGTTGGACACCGGTGGAGCCCTGGTCCGCATGATGGATTTGTCAACCGGCGACGACCCGGTGCTAGTGCATAATGTCGATGTTTTGACTGACCTGGATCTGACCCAAATAATAAAAGAGCATCGTCACCGCTGTGCCGAGGTCACCTTGGCGGTGCAGACCCGGCCCACAAGCCGTCCACTCGTGTTTAATGACCGGTTGCAGCTCCTGGGCCGTCCGAAGGCTTGGTCGGCCGATATGGAATCCACAGGACAGCGCACTTTTGCTTTCAACGGGATCCATGTTTTCAATCCAACAGTGCTACGTGGCATTCTCCCACACCCTTTTTCAAGCATTGAGCACTATATCCGACTGGCTCAGGAGGGACATCCTGTGTTGGGGTTTGTGATGGA
The bacterium genome window above contains:
- a CDS encoding phosphotransferase codes for the protein PQIYSVDLNNNVYLVQDLGLFTLYEHMAPIRDKQGFNEEIVTLYEKALSWLPRFQIEAGKTLNYSYCYQHAVFGRESMSWDLQYFQHRFLSLFYKNPIDRDKLQAEFQTLVDHLLEEPPIFFLYRDFQSRNIMVLENETYFIDYQSGRRGALQYDVASLLYDAKADLPEDLRDHLIRCYLQAARSLLPIDRDRFMHYFYSFVLIRVLQAFGAYGYLAGVRGKKGFLKSVPYALKNVKVLLEKAWILQKLPLLQSILNHLVQDTSLHQF
- a CDS encoding nucleotidyltransferase family protein, which codes for MKAMILAAGYGSRLRPLTNTCPKALLTVSGRPLLSIVLDRLVGAGCTEVVINVHHLARPIIAFLRQRTWPNLKIMISVEEQLLDTGGALVRMMDLSTGDDPVLVHNVDVLTDLDLTQIIKEHRHRCAEVTLAVQTRPTSRPLVFNDRLQLLGRPKAWSADMESTGQRTFAFNGIHVFNPTVLRGILPHPFSSIEHYIRLAQEGHPVLGFVMDGWYWRDLGKPEDLEQAESDVRSGKIILPSSSTDA